One Pseudomonas sp. C27(2019) DNA window includes the following coding sequences:
- a CDS encoding putative transporter small subunit yields the protein MSTFGLTVYVLIWPVLSSLVLLTLCSALLFDMRKAKKDGTSLV from the coding sequence ATGTCGACATTTGGATTAACTGTGTATGTATTGATATGGCCCGTACTGTCCAGCTTGGTGCTGCTGACCTTGTGCAGCGCCTTGCTATTTGACATGCGCAAAGCTAAGAAAGATGGCACGTCTTTGGTCTAA
- a CDS encoding sensor domain-containing diguanylate cyclase, translated as MTKSHFARDVAKPQVANIKVSGLILKRFFVFFLLLAVIFFGISLPVYLQYKNNLEEQLLAKEEISVASAVQMFQKELYEQLHMIDLIVQSHTLKEYLAEGTVEQRVRVEQLFETIATSFYRFDQIRLLDNSGLEQIRVNLVDGQGQTTAKENLQSKAQRYYFQAASGMPLGQIYISAMDLNVEQGALEIPHKPTLRFATPLTDGQGNRAGVLVINYLAQGMLVRFRQLMSQRADQQGMLLDNQGYWLSNHERENEWGADLGRPDRGFAQFYPDAWPVVAANKSGVLETKEGIFRYQSVEPLNFSDSRPAHFRIERQPSISKESYANTEWKLVIFLPRYVIDSHSFLKQPLGRTLLALFILMIAGLAFLGAYLAVHRQLRLQKEQQERILLEQQASIDALTGIRNRRSFYELGEVELKRALRHKVPLAALMVDADYFKKINDNYGHAVGDLVLKDLAATMSETLREVDLLGRVGGEEFVVLLLHTSLPQALEVAERLRLNIAERKVSLPEGASINFTVSIGLAMLTDQEKQLTDLFKKADLALYEAKKLGRNRVVSYRQDMSC; from the coding sequence TTGACAAAAAGTCACTTTGCTCGGGATGTAGCTAAGCCGCAAGTTGCCAACATTAAAGTGAGTGGTTTAATCCTAAAACGTTTTTTTGTTTTTTTCCTATTGCTAGCAGTTATCTTCTTTGGAATTAGCTTGCCTGTTTACTTGCAATACAAAAATAATCTAGAAGAACAACTGTTGGCTAAGGAAGAAATATCTGTTGCATCTGCTGTGCAGATGTTTCAAAAAGAATTGTATGAGCAGTTGCACATGATTGATTTGATTGTGCAGTCTCATACTCTAAAAGAGTACTTAGCAGAAGGCACTGTTGAACAACGGGTGCGTGTTGAGCAGTTGTTTGAAACGATTGCAACGTCATTCTATCGTTTTGATCAAATTCGTTTGCTGGATAACTCTGGCCTAGAGCAAATAAGAGTCAACCTTGTTGATGGTCAAGGGCAAACGACTGCTAAAGAAAATCTGCAGAGTAAAGCACAGCGCTACTACTTCCAAGCGGCTAGCGGTATGCCGCTTGGTCAGATTTATATTTCTGCTATGGATCTAAATGTGGAGCAAGGCGCTTTAGAAATACCGCACAAGCCGACCCTACGATTTGCTACACCACTCACTGATGGACAAGGTAATCGGGCTGGAGTGCTGGTGATTAATTATTTAGCACAAGGTATGTTGGTGCGTTTTCGTCAGCTTATGAGTCAGCGAGCAGACCAGCAAGGTATGTTGCTAGACAATCAAGGCTACTGGCTTAGCAATCATGAGCGAGAAAATGAGTGGGGCGCTGACTTAGGTAGACCTGATCGCGGCTTCGCTCAGTTTTATCCTGATGCTTGGCCAGTCGTTGCCGCTAATAAGTCAGGTGTGCTTGAAACTAAAGAGGGTATATTTCGCTACCAAAGCGTTGAGCCACTGAATTTTTCGGATAGTCGACCAGCGCATTTTCGTATTGAGCGCCAGCCATCAATATCAAAAGAATCCTATGCAAACACAGAGTGGAAACTGGTTATTTTTCTGCCACGTTACGTCATTGACTCACACTCCTTTTTAAAACAACCCTTGGGCCGCACGTTGCTGGCGCTGTTTATTTTAATGATAGCCGGCTTGGCATTTCTAGGTGCTTATTTGGCTGTACACAGGCAACTGCGCCTACAAAAAGAACAGCAGGAACGTATACTTTTAGAGCAGCAAGCCAGTATTGATGCACTGACTGGTATCCGTAATCGTAGAAGCTTTTATGAGTTGGGTGAGGTTGAGCTTAAGCGGGCGCTTCGTCACAAAGTACCACTGGCAGCCTTAATGGTCGATGCTGATTATTTTAAAAAAATTAATGACAACTACGGTCATGCGGTGGGCGATTTAGTACTTAAAGACCTTGCAGCAACCATGAGCGAAACCTTACGTGAAGTTGATTTGTTAGGCCGTGTTGGCGGCGAAGAGTTTGTTGTGCTATTGCTGCACACGTCTTTGCCGCAGGCTTTAGAAGTGGCTGAACGCTTAAGGTTAAACATAGCAGAACGCAAAGTCAGCTTGCCGGAAGGCGCAAGCATTAATTTTACCGTGTCTATTGGCTTGGCTATGCTCACAGATCAAGAAAAGCAGCTGACTGATTTGTTCAAAAAAGCTGACTTGGCTCTGTATGAAGCGAAGAAATTAGGCCGTAATCGTGTCGTGAGTTACAGGCAAGATATGTCCTGCTGA
- a CDS encoding IS66 family transposase, whose protein sequence is MKKQPKPTIKTPDLSGLSAAELRLVVAQFQAVIDEQNTALQDAHRRIELLEEMNRLLKTQKFSASSEKSKFQLNLFDEIELEAQLDELFESLPELPDEGEGIAQQRKERQTRKRGFSASLVRERIEHKLTELEKAGASKTFFTKVKEELHYIPAQLKVLEHWQEKAVFPSENNASEEQIVAAQRPVHPFGKCSVTTSLIAHVIADKYQYGMPLYRQESKFKGLGQPIYRNNMAQWCIRFADEAKPLLHLMREVQNSGNYLQADETRLQVLKEDGKTAQSDKWMWVIRGGPPEKQSVLFEYDPSRAGSVAVRLLDDFEGVLQADGYSGYSTVCKANSITRIGCWDHARRKFVEADKSADSKAKAKKGTVNKTDVALGYIRKLYRVESSIADKTDDERLKARQEISVPVLNEFKLWLEKNAAKIMKGGALRKAIDYTLNQWQYLVGYCERGDLKISNALAENAIRPFAIGRKNWLFADTRKGAEASAACYSLIETAKANSIDPQGYIKHILDHIGEADTLEKLEALLPWNVELG, encoded by the coding sequence ATGAAAAAACAGCCCAAACCGACCATTAAAACCCCAGATTTAAGCGGCCTTAGTGCCGCTGAATTGCGTTTGGTTGTGGCACAGTTTCAAGCTGTTATTGATGAGCAGAACACTGCTTTGCAAGATGCCCATCGCCGTATTGAACTGCTGGAAGAAATGAACCGTCTGCTGAAAACACAGAAATTCAGTGCCAGCAGTGAAAAATCTAAATTTCAGCTCAACCTCTTTGATGAAATCGAGCTCGAAGCCCAACTCGATGAGCTGTTTGAGTCCCTGCCTGAATTGCCAGATGAGGGCGAAGGCATTGCCCAGCAACGCAAAGAGCGCCAGACACGCAAGCGTGGTTTTTCTGCAAGCCTTGTGCGTGAGCGCATTGAACATAAGCTCACTGAACTAGAAAAAGCCGGCGCTAGTAAAACCTTCTTCACTAAAGTAAAAGAAGAGCTGCACTACATTCCAGCGCAACTCAAAGTGCTGGAGCACTGGCAAGAAAAAGCCGTGTTTCCCTCTGAAAACAACGCATCAGAAGAACAGATCGTAGCTGCGCAGCGACCAGTGCACCCCTTTGGTAAGTGCTCGGTGACCACTTCGCTGATTGCCCATGTGATTGCCGACAAATACCAATACGGTATGCCGTTATATCGCCAAGAGAGTAAATTTAAAGGCTTGGGCCAGCCGATTTATCGCAATAACATGGCGCAATGGTGCATACGCTTTGCTGACGAAGCCAAGCCTCTGTTGCACTTAATGCGCGAGGTGCAAAACAGCGGTAATTACTTGCAAGCGGATGAAACCCGTCTGCAGGTGCTGAAAGAAGACGGTAAAACAGCACAATCGGATAAATGGATGTGGGTTATCCGTGGCGGACCGCCCGAAAAACAGAGTGTTCTTTTTGAATACGATCCTTCACGTGCAGGCAGTGTGGCTGTGCGCTTGCTGGATGATTTTGAAGGCGTGCTGCAAGCCGATGGCTATTCTGGTTATAGCACGGTCTGCAAAGCCAATTCGATTACGCGCATTGGCTGCTGGGATCACGCACGACGTAAATTTGTTGAGGCCGATAAAAGCGCTGATTCTAAAGCTAAAGCCAAGAAAGGCACAGTGAATAAAACCGATGTAGCGCTGGGCTATATCCGCAAACTCTATCGTGTAGAGAGCAGTATTGCCGATAAAACCGACGACGAGCGTTTAAAGGCGCGACAAGAAATCAGCGTGCCAGTGCTGAATGAATTTAAGTTGTGGCTTGAGAAGAACGCTGCAAAAATCATGAAAGGCGGCGCTCTGAGAAAAGCCATCGACTACACCTTAAACCAGTGGCAATACCTGGTGGGCTATTGTGAGCGCGGCGATCTTAAGATCAGCAACGCCTTGGCAGAAAATGCCATCCGACCCTTCGCCATTGGCCGTAAGAACTGGTTATTTGCCGACACTCGTAAAGGCGCAGAAGCCAGCGCTGCTTGTTACTCACTGATAGAAACCGCCAAAGCAAATAGCATCGATCCACAAGGCTACATCAAGCATATCCTTGACCACATTGGCGAGGCTGACACATTAGAAAAGCTCGAAGCTCTGCTGCCTTGGAACGTGGAACTGGGTTAA
- the tnpB gene encoding IS66 family insertion sequence element accessory protein TnpB (TnpB, as the term is used for proteins encoded by IS66 family insertion elements, is considered an accessory protein, since TnpC, encoded by a neighboring gene, is a DDE family transposase.) has product MKVRYLRPAKQMPEIYLYRAPVDFRKQANGLALLVEQELGHNPFSGALYAFTNRQRNKIKCVMWEDNGFVMYYKALAEEKFKWPRPADELLALTGEQINWLLDGYDISLFKGHKKLHYNSLG; this is encoded by the coding sequence ATGAAGGTGCGTTATTTACGGCCAGCCAAGCAGATGCCGGAAATTTATCTGTACCGTGCGCCGGTGGATTTTAGGAAGCAAGCCAATGGCTTGGCTTTGCTGGTTGAGCAAGAGCTTGGTCATAACCCGTTCAGCGGTGCGTTATATGCCTTTACCAATCGCCAGCGCAACAAAATCAAATGCGTGATGTGGGAAGACAATGGTTTTGTCATGTACTACAAGGCGCTGGCCGAGGAAAAATTCAAGTGGCCTAGGCCTGCCGATGAGCTGTTAGCCTTAACGGGCGAGCAAATAAATTGGCTGCTGGATGGTTACGATATCAGCCTCTTTAAAGGCCATAAAAAACTGCACTACAACAGCCTTGGCTAG
- a CDS encoding IS66 family insertion sequence element accessory protein TnpB: MTSQERQQFWQQHIDAWQASDLSGAAFCKQHDLNYAQFNYWRRKFQPVDAVAKSAGFAQVTQLATSTSSADGLGVHLPSGISFSGVNAGNLDVVLAMLRQL; this comes from the coding sequence ATGACATCACAAGAACGTCAGCAGTTTTGGCAGCAACATATTGATGCCTGGCAAGCATCGGATTTATCCGGTGCTGCGTTTTGCAAACAGCATGATTTGAATTATGCACAATTTAATTATTGGCGTAGAAAGTTTCAGCCGGTAGACGCGGTTGCAAAGTCTGCTGGTTTTGCTCAGGTTACGCAGCTAGCGACCTCGACTAGCAGTGCTGATGGGTTGGGTGTTCATCTGCCCAGCGGCATAAGTTTTTCTGGAGTGAATGCAGGTAATCTCGATGTAGTGCTGGCGATGCTGAGGCAGTTGTAA